AAGACACATATGCACCAATTATGTCTAGAAAATTCTCTGGAAAAATGAAACCCACGGAATCGGTAGATAAGACATGCATATGTATCGATTCTGCCTAGAACATTCTCCAGAAAAATGAAACCCACAAAATCGATGCTTAAAACACATGTATATATACAGTTCTGGTGGAGGAAACTCAAAAAACTACTGAAACAATCGGTGGATTAGACACATGTGATTATCACAACACAAAATTGTACAACAGAACCGGTCGATGTGGAACCGATTCCGATTATCTTATTTAAACATGAAAAAAGTTTCTACTGCATGTTCTTCGTGGACATGAAGAACATAACCAGATTTGGTCGATGCGAGGGATCAACATCCACCGATTCGGGGTAGTTTTCAGAAATTATGATTtataaaaattcaattttagatGTGTAAACCAATGATATTGATAGATCAAATTGATGGAGAATCACCTAGAAGTTGGaaaaaaagatgaaattaggtttaGGATTAGTAGGGGCTAGTTTGGCATTTTAGCTCAATTTAGATACCTCATATCCTTGTTTTAGGATATGAACAATATTTGATAGGCTAGAATTCTGTGCCCCCATCACAGCCTAATGCTTAAATTTCAAGGCTAGTACCTGCACTGTCTCTGGCTGCACCCCATGGTTTGTGTGATCTGTCCCCCTCAAGGGTACCCTGCGTATTCCCTTGGAATTAGTCCAAAATATTGATCTTATTTGTAAACCAGGCTATTCCTACTAGCATTCACATTCACAATTAAACTGAATAACAGCTCTCTTGCAGATGGAAAACCTATTTCAAAGTTAGCATAACATGCAGTCGCCATAAATGCCACCACGCAATGCGAAAAATGTCTAAATCAAATGGAAAAAATGATGGATGCCAAAATATGAGGGGTGACTAGAGAACAACTAATTTCTAGAAATAAAAGGGGTAGAGGACAGCATGAACCATGCAGATTTTGTAAAATTGCACCACGGTTTTAAGCAGTAGTATCATTTTCCTAACCATGGTTCTAAAAATCATAGCGGCCCCTGATTAATTATTAGGCAGACGGCGTTTTCCTCGAAAAATGCACATAGACAATTTCTGGAAAATGTACTACAAAAATCATTACCACATAGACCTATGTTTGGAAGCAAGATGTTCTAGTCATTACCACAGAGACCTACGTTTGGAAGCAAGATGTTCTAGTAAATCTTTAGCCCTAGGAAAAAAGGAGGAAACCAATAGATGATTTTGACAGCCAAATCACCATTGCCCAAGTACGAGCGTCTAACGAAGCAGCACTTTCCCAATTTGAGGAAGGATTGAGTAACCAAACCTTATAAACAAGACTAagatttttcttagctattttgcttGCTTGACACCTCAAGACACCGGAGGCGCCTCAGAAAACACTTTTTAAAAGCTTGATTGATCATAGCAAAGACAACAGCCACTATTTGCAGAGGAATGATACATAGTGTTCTATTGTTGCAAAGGAAAAAAGATGCatggaaaaataagaaaaagaatccATGCACAGTCATTCAGCTTTATAGTCCCAAACTTGAGACCAAAAAGGATATTGAATAACTATAAGCAGTGACTTCCTTATTAGCTAATTTTCAGTAGTGATTTCTATGTTAGGGTTCCAGGATCATGCTTCCAACTAGTGTGTTTCCACCTAATTATGTCATTCCTTACCAGTGTATTTCCACCTAAAATTCTATAGGATAAGATGCACCACATAAACAAAACAAAGAGGACTATTACAGGATAAATACCTTAAAAGGGTACCACCCGTACACAAAGTAGCCGTAAATAGTCCCGATAGTTAAACCAACAGATGCTCCCTTGCTAACATTAAGATAAAAGTTTCTAGTTGTACGTGTATCAGTATCTTCATAATTTATGTCACCAGAGGTATTCTTCATCCGTTCCTGAtgaggaaaaacaaaaataaaatcatcCAAATCCAgatcaaaatcaaaaagaaagaaacaaataaaataattaaaaaaagaaaaggcaAAAAACCTTCGGGGACTCCTGAGCAGTAGAAGAAAACATCCTACCAGAACCCTCTTTTCTGGTGGAATTCTTAGCAGTAGATAACATCATAGCAAAACCCCTAAATCTATTTGCCATCTCTGCagcacagaaaaaaaaaaaaactaaattacttgaagGAGCTGACGGACGTGATGAATAAAGAAAGAGGCGGAGATTTCTGAAACAGTTTCTGTGATTGAAGTCTCCCCTAAAACCCTTAAACAGAAAAGAACGAGCCTTTAGTTCGGTCTAGTCCAACTAATGCATCGGTGTGGGGGAAGTTTTCCTTTATAATGCTAAACAACGGCACAGTTTATACGCGGCCAAGCACAACAAAAATGCCTGCATTCCCTCGCCATGGCCGTACCGCTTGGACCAAAAGAATAAAACTGCATGCCGATTACGCACACTTTTGCtatcctaaaaccaaaattttaccaTACAACAGGAGCCTAGTATCCAATAGACAAAACACACACAGACAAATCAGTAAACTATGTCACACAAACTCACAAACCTCATAAAACAACACCAATAAATACAAATAATTCCAGAGGAACTCAATTCTTCGCTTTCTCCAGAAAAGAGATGAAAAGGAAAATGCGTCATTTGAAACACTTGGCGTCCAATAGTGCTTCTCCCTCAAAAGGTTCTTGATCTTCTATCATCTGATTCACCCTTTCCTTCTGGTTTTCATCAGCAATATCAACCTTTGTCCACTCATACAGTTCCATATCGTAGCATTCATCCATAATGAACTGGGGTATCTCAGGCCCACGGAACAACCACGATCCCTTCACCTTGAAGGGTGCCTCTGAACCAATGATAAGCATCTTTCCAAATGCATATTTGCGAGCTACATCCATACGCTGCAAAAAACCACCGACCTTGTTCAATGTGACGAAAGAGACAGTGTTCTCGTCATTGTATTTGTAATCACAGAACCATAAAGAGTATCCCTCTGGATCATACATCTCCCAAAACCCTGCAAATGAATTTGAACACCATAGCTGAGAAAACCATAATCAATATTCAGAATTTGTAATAGCTTGTTCTGGTATGCCCACAATGCAAAGAAGCCACCCTTTAAAGAGACATATGAACACAAATCAATCACATCAGCAAGTTGAGCGACAGATATAACTAAACAAGCAATTCAGGGGTCCTTGATTAATATGAGGTAACTGGTTGGCTACCACACTACAGTGCTTCCTTagatcataaaacatttaatcaaGATTTTTTCCCGAGACTTGTGTGGGGATGGATGATCAGGGATCTTATGATGATCTTTCTATTTGACGCACCGTAAAAGTCGCCATTTTTAAGACTTATATAACCGTACACCTAAGTGTTTTAAGAGCATTGGAAAAACTGGGGCAGTCCTAAAAGAACCTAAGTGGAGTTTAGCAAGAATGAAACACTCACTTAAAGCTTGTACAAAAATGTAAATCAGGATTGGGCAAGTACAAATTGGATGTACCTGAAAAGTTGTATCTAATCCTGTTAATGCAATATGCATAGTAGGTACCAATATGATTGTTAAATGAAGTGTCATTACCTTTAATAGCTACCTCG
This DNA window, taken from Papaver somniferum cultivar HN1 chromosome 3, ASM357369v1, whole genome shotgun sequence, encodes the following:
- the LOC113356011 gene encoding uncharacterized protein LOC113356011, whose amino-acid sequence is MANRFRGFAMMLSTAKNSTRKEGSGRMFSSTAQESPKERMKNTSGDINYEDTDTRTTRNFYLNVSKGASVGLTIGTIYGYFVYGWYPFKGTLEGDRSHKPWGAARDSAASTTEISKKGMLKERQMLLTSWRLTKRPD